The window ttactTTAAAAATTTTGCATATTAACAATTCAGTGTTTCTGAATACAATTTGCATCAAGATACAATGAGTTATTAATATATCAAACTTAAAGTTACAGATTTTTTGAAGTAGATGgagtatataattataatattaaaatataaatagtaatGTAATTGTCTTTTTGCAGAGGCTTGATATTCTGAAGCAGAAAGACTAATGAATTATGATGTGTGTGTATTGTGTTTAAATAACAGCATGAATTTGTAGCATTTTTATGTGTGTGCTTTTTATTATCATATCTAGGTTTGGTGTTCTATTTATGAATTTTTGACTTTGTCAAGTAATGTATAATGTCTTCTttgttagaaataaaaataagatatttgacTAATGCATATTACAATAACTGGTTTCTTATCCGTTGCTACTTTAGTTATACTTTCTGCATAATTAACAAAAACATTTTGAAAGTAAATTACAATATTACACAgaaatttctaattaattaatcttACTATAATAGCATACATATCTTCTATATAATTAACAGAAACACTAAGAATTGAAATGGATTGAATATTTGCAATAAAAATCTTGTATTTTTACACAAAAAGCTAAGGTAAtgttttgctttttaatttttttttaatactgaTATGTTTATAATAAGTTGttaattgtttattgttgtttaGTTAAAGTGACATCATTTGGTAATTTCAAATCGACATTGTCAAGCAAAGACTtctagggcttgtttgggtgagcttttaagaaaagatcttttttcgagttatcttttttttaaaagatcttataaagaagtaaaagtaattttatgtttggatatctcatgtaaaaaggtctttttatcaatcaattatgtttgggtataataatataaaagtacttttttgtttatttattatatgaaaaacatctttttttaagaaaaaaagattttttaaaaaaagatgtaaattacagcttctcaaaaaagatcttttttttattttactagtacttttacttttactattagaaatttgccaaacacgttaaaaaataaaaaaagatattttttattgaaaaaagattttttctaGTTTCATGAAATACTAACAAAAGAATATGGAAAAACAATGTTACTAATTAGAGGCAATTCTTTGTCACCAATACACAATAAAACAGAGAAAAAGGGGGGCAAAAATCATAGATCAGAAAGGCTCAATGGTGCAACACAATTAATCACACTCCTCCAATACATAAACGCCAAGGTAAGTCACCAATATAACTGACATGATACATCtaaagaaaatttcaaaaatcccaAAAAGTAAATATATGTCTGCAAAAGGAGCATGACCATGAGGTTTGTAGAAAGTAGAAACCAAACCAAAAGTCTCAATCTTCAAAAGGttccaaaagaaaataaagaagctaAGGAATTAAATTTTCCAATGCAATGGTCACGTTGCTCAATTGTGGCCATGATTATGGGTCTCCCTTGTTGCTCAGTTGCTTTCTGCATGAAAGTTTCAGTCTCACGTGTTACCACGACATATAAGTTATCATATTTTTTGAGTAATCAATGTTATTGGAACATTGTAAAGTATATAAAAATCTTACTGTTACTGTCTTATTTCTCAGAAATCAGCCCTGTGTATTGCAATGATTGAAATTGTTGGGTGGATGGATAATCTGTATAAGGTACAAGTGTTAAGTAAGGAAAGGTATAGCACATGTATAAGAATGATTAAAAATGAAGAATAAGAATATTGTAGAGAGAATGAAGAATGAAAACTCGTGAGTCACTGTATATGCAgagtataaaatataaatgatgATGAATAACATAAATATATATTGAGGGAATAAGAATAATGTTGTGTGCGTATCTGTTGTAGTTGTTGGATTACCAAATCCATCTGCCATCAACTTGAATGGCGGGGATGTGGGAGATTTTGGGCCAAAGCTGTGGATCCTTCTTCTGACATTGTTTGACCAGCAAAGGGCTGCCATAGATGCTGAGTTGTATTAAAGAGGCAGGCAGCTTATCTCCCTCGATATAATCCAACTTGTCACAATACAGAATAGTTAGTTTCTGGAGGGAGGTGAGGTGGGCAAGTCCCTTGCATTCCAATGTCTCCACACTTTCAATGCGATCCAGTGTGAGAGACTCAAGGGAGGCAGGCAACCAACCTTCTTTTGGCAGGGACTTCACACACTCGCCGTATTGACCATCAATGTTAAGATGAGTAAGCCCATGAAATTGCGAATTCATGAATGCTGCAGAGCTCACCAGTTCCTCGCTGTAGCTGATTTCAAGAGATCTCAGGCTATGGTGTGAATCCCCATCCCCTGTAGGAGACAAATCAACAACCTCTGTGCAACCCAGTAATGTGAGATGCTGTAGCTGAGGTGCTGCCATCCATAGCGTTGACACAGATTTCAAACTCCGACAAAAGAAGATATATAAAGAAAGGAGACAAGAAAGAGAGCGTGACACCACAAGAGACTCCATCTTTTCGCAACCGGTGATACGAACACTCACGAGATTCGGAAAGGCATCCAATAACGAGAAGGATGTATGTGAATCACAGCTGTTCTGTATTGATAGTTTCTGCAGCGAGTGATGTTGCCCATCCATTTCGAATTCTAATTCTCCACAACTCTCGATCGACAAGTCTTGTAGTGATGGGGGAATAGCACTCATTGGAAACAATATTTGGGAGGAACAATCTGAGATGCATAAAGAAGTGAGGCAAGTCAGTTGCATGTGCGTAATGGCCTCCACCACAGACCCCACTAGATTCTTTCCCGAAATTGAAAGAGTGGTAATCGCAGGAGCCCTTGGAACACAACAACTCAGCTCATCGCAATTCTGAATCTGAAGTGATTGCAAAGATGGAAGTTGATTTGGCAAATCTCCTCTCAACATCGGACAGAAACCTATGGTAAGCTCCCTAAGTCGAGGAAATGCATTCAACTCCATTGAATGCCACTCCTTCCAGCAAGGCATTGACCAAAACGAAAGAATTTCGAGCTTTGGAAATGGAGTCTCCAAACAAGATTCATCGTTCTGGTAAAAGTAAAACTCAGCACCCACAGTTGCCAGACTTGCAAAATCTGAAATTGATAGGTGCTTCAAAGAGGGCAACTGTCCAAGTGAAGGAAGCATACAGCAACTCCAGCAACCATCCAGTGTTATTGTGGTGATGTTGTGGTAGGAAGAATGTCCCACCCAATCTGGAAATCTTGTACCCCTGTAACCATAAATATATAACTCTTTCAAATTAGCGTGAGGTCGTAACTTGTCAAGTATATCTCTTTCCATTTCGGAATCAACTGTATTCTCGTCTTTATTCCACGACCAACGTAACGTCATAGAATCAATGCCATCCTTATCAAACATTCTTGCCATCGAAGCTTCATTGCTGTTGACCACATTCTCCAACTTGTCAATGGAAATAGATTGGTGTAGATCTACAAGTGCTCCCAATTCTTTAatcttgttttcttcatgctttccaacaatataatCACTTAAAAATTGCAAACTTTTTAATTTGCTCAAGCCTTTTGTCATCTCATGCAACTGAGTCCCTCTAATATCAAGATGGCGCAAATTTACAAGGTCTTTCATGCCAACAGGTAGCATTTTCAGATTTCTACAGCCAAACAACTTCAAGGTCTGCAAGTTGTATAGGTTACCCATTGACTCCGGCAATGCCACAATGTCAGTCCAAGAGAGATCCAAGTAACGCAGATGAATCAACTCCCCTATTGAATCAGACACTGACTCAAGAGGAAACCATTTGAACGACAATGCTCTCAGGTACTTCAACTGTGACAACATGATACAAGGTGCATTTTCCATATTGAATGGAATCCGCTTGTTCAAATTGATTTCAAGAAATGTCCTTGTATGTTTTACTCTATCACAAACTCCCAAAAGATTTGACATTGGACAATTGCCTTTGGCGTTATGTGACAAATGACGAGCTTTAATATCAACCTCAACTGCATTCAGAAGCTCTTCAGCTCTGAAATAAAACACTCCAGCACATGTCATTGCTAAATCATGAACAAGATCATGCATCACAAATTTATTTTCCTCGATACTATGAGGTTGCAAAAATGATCTCGcaattaattcatcaaaatattcaccaccaacttcttctatagtCTTTTTTTCTACTGGTTGCAAAAAATTCTCTGCCTTCCATAACAGCATCAATTCATCCTTGCTAAATTCATAGTCCTTGGGATACAAGGAACAATAAACAAAGCACTGCTTCAAATATGAAGGAAGAAAGTAATAACTTATCATTAACGCTGGAAGAACATTTATTCTGTCATTGGAGAGTTCCCAGATTTCACTCTTCAATAAAAGATTCCAATATCTGATATCAGAATTTCCACGCAATATGCCTCCAAGGGCTAGAGCTGCCAAGGGCAATCCATCACACTTCTTTACGATATCTCTGCCGATTTTTTCCAGGGTTGGATTATCCACGGAAACAGTTGACAGACGTGCATGCTTTGTAAACACCAACCAACAATCTTCATCGGACAATGATCTTAGTTCATGAGGTGAAACAGTCTGCACTAAAGAAGCCACATTTTTGTTTCTAGTAGTTATGAGA is drawn from Arachis hypogaea cultivar Tifrunner chromosome 12, arahy.Tifrunner.gnm2.J5K5, whole genome shotgun sequence and contains these coding sequences:
- the LOC112728733 gene encoding putative disease resistance RPP13-like protein 1; amino-acid sequence: MAEKLYGGAYLSPFVDAVLDNLTSILEEDDSFLERNNLLVRLQNCLYDVGPVLDDAELKQFSDKKVKKWLVDLQDALYMADDLLDELSTKAAIAATQKDPGNSSYWSRAVDSPIEDTGDMEKIVGTLESVVRRKNYLRLKESAKVDMSWRIPSTCLVEPSEICGRKEDKEAILKLLLDDDDAADGDLSVIPIVGMGGIGKTTLAQLLYHDDKVKDNFDFRGWVCVSEEFDVVKVTKTVIEAITSSSCNLTDLNLLQLDLKEKLSRQKFFIVLDDVWNENYSDWDKLLKPFQKGVKGSKILITTRNKNVASLVQTVSPHELRSLSDEDCWLVFTKHARLSTVSVDNPTLEKIGRDIVKKCDGLPLAALALGGILRGNSDIRYWNLLLKSEIWELSNDRINVLPALMISYYFLPSYLKQCFVYCSLYPKDYEFSKDELMLLWKAENFLQPVEKKTIEEVGGEYFDELIARSFLQPHSIEENKFVMHDLVHDLAMTCAGVFYFRAEELLNAVEVDIKARHLSHNAKGNCPMSNLLGVCDRVKHTRTFLEINLNKRIPFNMENAPCIMLSQLKYLRALSFKWFPLESVSDSIGELIHLRYLDLSWTDIVALPESMGNLYNLQTLKLFGCRNLKMLPVGMKDLVNLRHLDIRGTQLHEMTKGLSKLKSLQFLSDYIVGKHEENKIKELGALVDLHQSISIDKLENVVNSNEASMARMFDKDGIDSMTLRWSWNKDENTVDSEMERDILDKLRPHANLKELYIYGYRGTRFPDWVGHSSYHNITTITLDGCWSCCMLPSLGQLPSLKHLSISDFASLATVGAEFYFYQNDESCLETPFPKLEILSFWSMPCWKEWHSMELNAFPRLRELTIGFCPMLRGDLPNQLPSLQSLQIQNCDELSCCVPRAPAITTLSISGKNLVGSVVEAITHMQLTCLTSLCISDCSSQILFPMSAIPPSLQDLSIESCGELEFEMDGQHHSLQKLSIQNSCDSHTSFSLLDAFPNLVSVRITGCEKMESLVVSRSLSCLLSLYIFFCRSLKSVSTLWMAAPQLQHLTLLGCTEVVDLSPTGDGDSHHSLRSLEISYSEELVSSAAFMNSQFHGLTHLNIDGQYGECVKSLPKEGWLPASLESLTLDRIESVETLECKGLAHLTSLQKLTILYCDKLDYIEGDKLPASLIQLSIYGSPLLVKQCQKKDPQLWPKISHIPAIQVDGRWI